TCCTCAATTGGCATTAGGAATGGTTGGTCTACTGCTCTTGCAGGAGTTGGAATATAATCATCTACTGCATCCATTAGAGATTTGATAGCTTCTACCCATTTCTCTTCTCCTTGTAATGCTCCTAATGATGATCCTGTTATTACTGGTAAGTCGTCTCCTGGGAATCCGTACTCTGTTAATAACTCTCTTACTTCCATTTCAACTAACTCTAATAACTCAGCGTCGTCTACCATGTCTGCTTTGTTTAAGTATACTACGATGTAAGGAACTCCAACCTGTCTTGATAATAGGATGTGCTCTCTTGTTTGTGGCATTGGACCATCTGCTGCTGATACAACTAAGATAGCTCCGTCCATTTGTGCTGCTCCTGTGATCATGTTCTTAACGTAATCCGCGTGTCCTGGACAGTCAACGTGAGCGTAGTGTCTGTTTGCTGTTTCATACTCTATGTGAGCTGTGTTGATTGTGATTCCTCTTTCTCTCTCTTCTGGAGCTGCGTCGATGTTATCAAAATCAACTTTCTTTGCTAATCCTAAGTCTGATAATACTTTTGATATAGCTGCTGTTGTTGTTGTTTTTCCGTGGTCAACGTGTCCGATTGTTCCAATGTTAACGTGGGGCTTGCTTCTTTCGAATTTTTCTTTAGCCATTTAAATTCTCCTCCTCATGAGCTTTATATTAATTAGTTTTCTTCGTGATTAAAAAAAAATCCACACATTCCATAGATATCTATGACTCGTGTAGTATAATTTTTATATGGTGGTGAGAGAAGGATTCGAACCTTCGAAGGCAGAGCCGTCAGATTTACAGTCTGATCCCTTTGGCCGCTCGGGAATCTCACCTTATTTAATTTTATTGGTACCCCGTAGGGGAATCGAACCCCTGTTTATAGAGTGAAAATCTATTGTCCTTACCACTGAACGAACGGGGCATATGGTGCCGCTTATCGGAATCGAACCAATCACCTACTGATTACAAG
The DNA window shown above is from Cetobacterium ceti and carries:
- a CDS encoding GTP-binding protein; the protein is MAKEKFERSKPHVNIGTIGHVDHGKTTTTAAISKVLSDLGLAKKVDFDNIDAAPEERERGITINTAHIEYETANRHYAHVDCPGHADYVKNMITGAAQMDGAILVVSAADGPMPQTREHILLSRQVGVPYIVVYLNKADMVDDAELLELVEMEVRELLTEYGFPGDDLPVITGSSLGALQGEEKWVEAIKSLMDAVDDYIPTPARAVDQPFLMPIE